The Drosophila suzukii chromosome X, CBGP_Dsuzu_IsoJpt1.0, whole genome shotgun sequence DNA window CAAATGAAGCTGTGTAAATAACAAAACTAAGAGACACCACAAGAAAACCGAGACAGAAATGTAATGTTACGTATATATACTATTTGTATATGCTACTTAAAATCGCCTATCCCGCCTCATTTCACCCAATTTTCGAATCCTAACGCAGCTCAAGATGCTATATCTATGTGGTGTCTTCCCCCCGAAACAGAAAACTAAATTCCACCTTGCAAAATCTAATCTAAAACGAAAGTATTTCCATAACTGAATGAGGGTGGATAAAGCGGAAGTGAAGAACTTCGATCAAACCATTGCTGTTGATTGGTTCCAGTTTTGGATAAATAGTTCCCCGAAAACTGATCTCAGGAGATCGAAATATACGTGTGAAGTGGAGCCTGCAATGCCAATGGTTTGATCAAGTTAAGAGGTCGCTAAAACCCAAACGAAAACTATGATAAACAATCTGTGGTGATTGTAACTTCAAGCTAGCCAGGTTATACCATATACACAACATCTATTTATATGTAGCTATGTATATGAATAGCATACGAAGATGTAATATTGATCCACGTAGTTCGGCATATGGAGTAATGAACAATCCGGAAGCAGAAAATTACTAAAGCAACATATAGAAGAAACAGAATGCTGGCTAAATTAATTGTATATCGGCGCGAAGTCAAGCGGCAGTCGAGAGTCGGAAATCGAAGTCCTATGAAAATAATGCGTTGTAATTATATGTACTAAAACCTaatgaattatttaaaaaaaaaatccataagaaaattgaaaaaaaaacgaacATCATTAAAAAAGGAACAAAACAAACTACAAGGAACCCGAAAATTGTaagttaaataaaaacgtatgaaaaaacaaagaaaattaaaataaagttGGTTTTTACTTAGCAAGGGGAGTGAAAATTTCATTTAGAGGCCTGTATTTAATACTTAAAATCAGTTGAATCCCTAATTGCATTACTgaaaggaaaataatatacagCTTAGTTTTTAAACTTCCAATCCAGTTTTTCCAATGAAATAAATAGCCTGCAATTTCACATTGAAATTCATTGCTATTTTTATTTCGtatttcattaatattaattacaCTTTGTATATATcttgtgtgtatatatatatgtatgtatatataattttattttcatgtAAATTATGTTTCGTTTGTTGACTGCTCAAAGCTGGCGAATATGTTAGTTTCGAAGGTTATCTCGAGTGAGcaacgaaaaaaaaacgagCCACATCGATAAAAGTAATGCCTAGCAGCTCTGGGATTCTCCACCGTAAACGCAAGTCTATGAAAACAGCATGTTTCACAACTATCGAAAGatgttatatttaaaaaaataagttttcGTATAAGAGTTTAGTTTTTGAAAAGATTAAAGCTTTCAACCGGATACACCTGTTATTCATTAGAATCAATCGATTTTATTGAGATATTTATGATGGGTTATTAGATATTCCGAttataaaattcaattataCCAAAATAATAACCATATAGTTTGTGATATACAtccattaaaaataaatgaaaattacccaaaaaaaagaaagatatCTATTAAATATTACGAAAACCGCTGTCTCCAGTAGAAATGTGATAGGGGTTTCAAAGATAAAGCGATGAAAATGTGTGCCAGATGCAGCTCTTATTATAAACATTTATGGAACAAATAGAACTAGcttttttttgtagtttttcTGAGTTTTGATCATCTTTCAACAGCAACAGAAACAAGAGACCGGAACGCAGAGTTTCGTCTAGCATAGTTGTAGGATATTGATTGGGGATGGGGGGATCAATTTCTCAGGGCTCAAACAACAATTCAGAGTTAGCAAGATTTCCTTCTCTACAATTATGTGGTTTATTAAATACATATGGATATTTCTTCATAttgtatattatatataattcATTTGATTTACTTAATTGCTATGCATGTATGTGCCACTtttaaacagaaaaaaaaatatattaccgtGTTCCCGATTGCTATTCTTTCAAGTTTTTGTGAAATCGAAATTACCATgttttaatttgtaaattgAACTTTCGATACATTGCATAAGCGAAACAGGCGTTCGTTGAATCATAGTAAATCGGCTTACAAATCACGATCTATGGCATATCGATTCGTGTTTTCTATCCTTAATTAAACCAATTTCGATCTCACACGATTTGATCGAAGTCGAAAACGGGAACAGGTTGATAGATCTGTATAACTTCATGTATTCCATTTAAGGTAGGTGTGAAACAAGTTGATCAGGGGGTATTTGGAGAGTTAACAATAAATTAAAGTGGTATGTAATGCGTCCCATCTGTCATCTGCGGAATGTCCTTTCACGTGCGTGTATGTTCGTGTGTAAGTACTCAAAATTTGAATATTTCActttagtttagtttttgcAGTGTTTCGTGTTCGTGTATAACTTGATTTAAActtaatttgcatttttacTTGCATTATCTCGACGTTAACAAATTACATTTTAGAATAATTTCCATACAAATTATCGTTATCTTCATTTATACAATTAACAACCAGGCTAAATAGTTTGCTACAAATCCCCGCCCACTGAGAACTTGTCCCACTTTCATCTTTATCCACCAATTAGAGCGAGACGCAAAATTGGAGATGAGGAGAGGACAAGTGGTGGATGGGGAAACTAATAcacaatttcaatttaattaaaaaactttaacttTAACGCGTGACGCCTATGCTGAATGTTCTGTTCAATCTTTTGGTCGTATTTAAAACGATAATAATAAGCTTGCAAATGgtgaataaaaaaaacatcTGAAGAGTCTTAAAACATAAAGTTCTGGGGGGTAGaggcgcagcagcagcaggaacAGGACGATGTCTATCTAGAACTGCACCCAGTTGGCATTGGCCGAGTTCTGTTGTCCTTGGTTGCCACTGAAAAAAGGAGAATTTACTATTatgaatttgtttttgtaatatataataattaagtATGTAAAATTAGCATTATTATGAAAAgtctaaagaattcgcggttGCGGTATACGCAGCATTTTAGCCCAATGTTATCATATGAGATATGATGCTTCCACGGAGTAAATAATCGCCTGCAAGCACTCACCCGGCGGATGCATAGTCGGTCCATTCGGATCCTCCAGCGGCGGGTCTGTGGGCGGGCGAGACGCCGGGACTTTGCCGTACCGTCGTGACTGCGGCGGCGGCCGGTGGTGGAGCGATCTTGCCGAGACCACCAGGCGGCGGAGGCAGGACGCCTGATGAGCCCTTGTTCTTGCCAGTGCGTGAGGATCCCTCGGAGCCGTCCTTTTTCTAAAACAATAAAGGGGacaatttatttaaagttGATTAAAGAATTTTTGAAGTTCATGATTATATAGCTTGTTTGGATTATAAACCATAAACATAATGATTCAATTTCAGCAGTTGAGATAAGCTGATTCAACAGAAAGAGAGGAATGCGCTCATCTTCATCTAGATGGCGTGAAAAATGAAAGATTGCATTTTAAAAAGACTGATGACATCGTAAATGAGACTGATAAATTGCAAACAGGAAATCTCAAAGAATTCCCCAAAGAGTTTTTAGATTGTGTTTTCAATCGGTTCAGGATTTTACCTATGTAAGAGGTTAATATCTCGATATAATGTACTTTATATGACTTTCAACTTAAATGCTTTTCTTAGATCCCTGGTAGCTGAACCTACCGTTATCCTCATGTTGATCTTGATGGTCTCGCCCTCCTTGAACCCCAAATCCAGCTCCTGCTTGGGCTCCGTCTTCTCTTTTTCGATTTGCTCCTGGTTCTTCACCCACTTGAAGTGATCCTGCAGCGCCACATTCAGATCGAAGGAGTCGGATCGATCTCCGAATCCGAGGCCGAGGAACGCCGATCGTCCATTATCGTCCTGCACCCGGATGACAAAGTACCTGGAGCTGTCGGAAACCGCCTCGATGGCCACGCCGGGATATGTGTCGATGGGGCAGTTGGCGAACAGGGCGCCACTGGTCTTGTCCTCCAGCTTCAGGATGACGGCGGTGCCCTTGGCCACCAGTCGCATCCTGCCCGTCCAGGTGGGCTCCTTCAGATTCCAGTCTGCCGCCCTGTGAAGGTTGAACAATGGCAAATCAATTATTAGAAACTAagcatttctttattttcattttctgcGGAAGTAGTAAAATCTGTGATAAAGAGACTTTCATATATAACACAGCTACATATAAAAATCTTGCAGAACATAACCGACATTTGCTTTATCTTTTTGTTTCCTATGCAAATTATCAAGTTCCTATTGTAAGTAAAACTATATAAACAGTATAAATAATCTTGGGAATGGTGTCAGTTATCAGGAGTAGATACTTGTTCTATTTAGAATACCGAATACAAGCACGATTCCTATAATAAAACTACAAATGGTATCatcatgatgattttaaaTGTTCTATATTATGATTCTGAGATGATAAATGCAATGGAGATGCAATGCAATTGCTATATATACCACCATATCTCATAAGATAGAGATAATTTATGAATGGTTATACTTGTTCAATTCAGAATATTGAATATTAACACGATTCCTATAATAATACTCCAAGTGGAATCATCATGACGACTTTAAATGTTCTTATATTATGATTCTGAGATGACAAATGCAATGGGAATCGTACATGTAGCCGATAATATATCACCATATCTCATAAGATAGAGATAATTGATGAATGGTTATTTATTACTTGGTATATATGCCATAAATACTGGGAAAACCCGGTAGAATGTGGTTCTTTTAGACTATTTCACCAGTCTACCAATCAATGGGGTTTCTGAGGGATATGTTCTTTCGGTAATACCCATAATACCCCCAACACTCGAGGTATTCGATTAATTTGTGTTATTTGCTCACCTGAGCGCAGTTAACTGTGAAATAAACAGCaacaaaaggaaaacaaagaGAGCAGCAATAGCAACAATTACACACAGGCCAGCGGAGCTTTTTTCtattttcccccttttttctttacattttttttttttggatacgTGTAAGTGAAAATGTTCAAACACAATAATTGCACggaaaaaaatcaattggAATTGAACTTCAGAGGCAcgggaacaacaacaacaacaacaacaagtcgGGGTGCCTTTAACCTTGGCtaaaaaacataattaatGCATTCTTGCAGCCCCCAAACACAcatgataaataaatatatatacgcCCACTTACGTACGTGCATATATGTGTGCAATGTGGGGGCGTTGAAATGCACGAAAAACTTTCAATTTTTGGACTTTAAGAAAGGGGCGAAAAACGTAGTCACCGTTTTTCCATTCCGATTTGTCGACTCACCTATAGCCTCGATTGCTCGCACGGGGCGGTATTTTGTAGATAAACACCTCCGGCTTCACGATCAGCACACTTTCGTATTCCATCTTATTCGAAATTCAactatttttgattttgtttattATCTGAATTTTGCCAAGTGttttttttaagctttttaaCCAGTGTGACCGTCGAGCGACGGTTTGCTTATACCAGATGACCAGCAAAAATATACTGAGCGCGACTTAACTAAAACTAATAAATGCGTAAATATACATATTGTTGTTAGTTAATAAATGTTCTTCTTTCTAAGGTTTTTAAGTTGTTATGGAGGTGGTTTTTTTAAGAGCCCTTAATGGGctaccaaaaataaaaatttaacaacTACATAATtgaaaaaaacagaaatgaaattttatttactgtcgATAAGAACACAATTTGCATTCAGAAAATTTAACTCGCTGTTTATTAGCAATGtttaaactattttatttGGCTCCTTGctattttagtatttttgcTAGAGGCATATTTGAAAACAGCAGCCACGGTCACACTACACAATGGCGATGAACAATCGAGTGCGAATTGTTGTCGTTGGAGATTCGGGTAAATAATGGCCACAAACGGCTCTGATTACTATCCTCCGCCCACTAATCCCGCCGAGAATCGGCTCCTCCCTCACCAGGTGTGGGCAAGACCTGCCTAACGCACCTGATCGCCCACCATGAGTCGCTAATCCGACCTGGCTGGACGGTGGGCTGCAACATCCAGGTGAGGATCCACGAGTTCAAGGAGGGCACTGCCCGCCAGTGCCCCTATTTCGTGGAGCTCTTCGATGTCGGCGGATCGCTGAGCCACAAGAACACCCGCAGCGTCTTCTACTCGGGCATCCATGGAATCATCCTGGTGCACGACCTCACCAATGGAAAATCACAGGAGCAGCTGCTCGATTGGCTGTACGAGATCGTTAACAAGGAGGGCAAGGACACGTACAAGGCGCGTGGCAGTTCCCTGCCCCCATCGCCACCCACCCCGTTGACTAGCTTCTCCTCGAACTCTTCCGGCGCCGACGGGCACATCCGGTTCGACATGGAGGAATTCATGGGGGCAACGCAAACGCCCATCCTGGTCATGGGCACCAAGCTGGACCTCATCGACGAGAAGCGGCATCCGAAGTCGTCGGTGAAGAAGGCGGGCGGAATAGGTGAGTCAAATAAATGACTCTGTCTGCTAGGAATATGTAAAATTCACTCCCTTGATCTCTTAGCCGACAAATGTGGCGCGGAGGAGATCTGGCTGAATTGCCGGGACATCCGTAGTTTGGCCGCTGGAACCACCGATGCCGTGAAGCTATCCCgcttcttcgactgtgtgatCGAGAAACGCGAATCCCTgggcggcagcggcagcggcagccACGTATTTGGCATGACCGGGTTCTCCAGTTCACCGGGCACTCCGCCGGACAGGCGTCGTTTTGGCCCGACAAGCGGCAAACTGGAACCAAGCGCCGTTCCCCTTCTGGAGACCAACGACCTCAAGTGATCAGTGCATTCAGTGTTAGCTCTAAGTTAAATTGTACATATAATTCGTATGAGAATCATTAGAGTCTTAATGCAATAGCTATACATTTTTTGCAGTTAAATCATTTGCCTATTTAGCACATTTAATTTGTCTGTCATCTAAGATCTGAAAACATAAATTAGGCTTTTACTAAAAagactttattttttttaaacaattttaaatgttttcaaCATTTATTAAACTTTTCGTCAAGCTTGTCTAGTTTCATATCAAAGAATGCTTTCATTTCACTTTGAATTGTTTGAAAATTTTCCCAAAACATATTTCCTTATTTTACTCGGAGACTTAAGTGATTAATATAAATGCCTTATTTGGTGGATTGGCTACTTTGCAGCTCATCCCGCCTTGAGCATTTCGCGATACCAGTCGGGGATGATTTGGTGTTCCGGCCCGCCCAGCACTTCGTAGTTGGCCCGCCTGTTCCGGAAAGTCACCTGGACCACGGCAAACGGATCGTCAATGGCCACCAGCAGCTCCTTAAGCTTGCGCAGAAACTGCTCCAGGAACCAGGCCATGGCCGATGGGTTCCATGGCTTGTTGCGGGCCAGCGTGCGGACATCGATCTTCACGATCTCCTGCGCCATGCCCCTATTGTCGCGCAGTCCCGCATAGATCGTCTTAATGCCCACCAGGAATGACTGGCTCCACCAGTTGGCCGACTTGTAGTTATCAAAGCTGCGCTTTTGGTTGGAGTTCATATTGTGTGCGGTGGTCTTTAGCTCCACGAAAGTCAGTGAGTCCAGCACTTTGGGATCTTTGAAGTCTCTAAGGGGATGAGATAATTTGAAGTTGTTAAATTGCAACCCATAAGCGAATGCATGCCTGGAATACTCACACTTGCACCTGGCTGTCCACACAGTCCATTTCGGCGCCGTAGAGCAGCCTTATTCCGGCCAGGTTTCCACGGAACATGCCCAAGAACTCCTCCGCCTCGTTGACCGGCACATTGGTCACCGGCTTGCCCTGCGCCTGGGCGCTGGTGACGTACTGCTCGAACTTGAAGCCCCAGGAGCACATGTCCTTCTGGGCCTCGGTCATGTTCTCGTTCTCCAGCCGCTGCTCCGGCGTCGCCTCCTTGGCCATGTAGACGCTGCCGTTGAGGAGTGTGGCCTTGATGCGAAACTCGCGATACCGCTCATAGGACATGCACATGATCTGCCTCAGAATGCCGCGCAGCGTTACAAAGTCAATGTCCAGGCCCAAGCTTCCCGGATCGGATTTCTGCGGGCGGAGTAGCTGCTTCTTGTGGTGCTGTATGTAGATGAGAGCGAATTCCAGATCCTTGGTCGCGGAATCCGTGGATTTGCGGATTACATCCGCTATTCCAGCGTTCAGATCGAATGGCAAAGGGGGCCACGGTGGCGCCACCAAGTAGCTGGCACCGCTGGCGTCGTCCACATAATCCCGGCGAGCGTCGATGCTGCAGACGCCGATGCATTCCGGCCGACTTATCGACGGAAACTGCCGGTCGAACCGGTCGCCGAGTCGCTGCCAGGGCACGTTGATAACCCCTGTGTTCGCGGCCATCCTCTTCTCTCCAGGATCTTCGCGTCCAATCAAATATCCCGGAAAAAGGGGaattgcttatatttttttaaaatgtaaacactCAGTGTGACCGTCGCGAGGTCGGAAGTCCGATGCACTTTTGTATTTAATACTAGATTTGATTTGTTAAAATacaaatcaataaatatttttaaagtatacTAAATTAACAATTAATTGTGTTAATTCAGAACTTTGGGAATTGTTCAcctcattaaaattaattaataaaaactgATATATTCGAAAAAAGGGGAgttcaattttttatattctttaaAAGGTTGTACATTGAATTCTATACgctaaatacttttttttagttCTCTATTTTGTTTGCATATATGAATAATTAGCTAAAAtttgtaaagtattttataattataactgTTAGTGGAATAGTTTGTTTTCCATTAGGAGCGACGGTCACATTAACGCACCAAAATACAAActgttttgtttatttggTGCTATAAACGTGAGTGGCCAATGAAGCATCTCCTGGAGGACCCGTTGGTCCTGGCCGACCTGCAGCCGCTGCCAGAAAAGACCGGTATTGTGGAGGATCGACAGGAGGCGGCCAGGAATCCTGCAGCAAACTTCGCGCCCCTGGAGGGATTGCCCGATTCTGGGGAGGATTCGCAGCGAGAGGACACGCTCTGCAAGTTGGCCTGCAGCCTGCACAAGCTATCCAAGGACGATCACATAGTCATCGATCGGTGAGTTCCTTAATTCCTTAATTCGTCAGCACAACTTATTCACCCAGTAATCCTGTACAGAAAGCGCAATCAGGTGATTCGCACAGATGCAGTGACCCAGCAGATGACCATTTACCGCTGTCCGGATCCCGCTGCCATGGGAATCCGTCCGCCCACGGCAAAAAATGCCCACTATCCGCCTGCTAAAGTGGGAAGACCCCTGAAGAGAGCCAGCCCAATGATTGCCACAACTCCCGCGCCCAAAAAACAGCCGCCGGCGGAGGAGAAACCTGCCGCTGCTGAGCCACACCGCACTCGTTCCGGTCGCCAGGTGCGCAGCTCAATGGCACAGCCAGCTCCTGTGATCAGTGGCCCCCCTGTGGAGCCCAGTTCTGCTCAGATGTTTGAGATGCTGGTTGCAGATTTGCGTGACAAGGACTACCGGGCACCCATGCCCGAGCCGAAGACAAACGGCAGCAGCCAAGAACCTGTCCCAACGCCCACACCACGCGCCGTTCCCAAGAATGCCATTTGCCCCGGATGTGGGAAGATATTCCTGGGTCGCCGACTGCAGCGTCACTTTGTCAAATTCCCGGAGCACATGCCGCGTCTTGGCGAGCAGCCGCCAACTGCTGCAGCAGGAGCGCCATCCACCTCCACGCCTTCGCTTTTTGGCCTTCTTACCGCCCAACTTCAGCGGCATTCGCATCTCAGCGAGGAGCAGCGCTCCGATCTCTTCCTAAACGAACTGAACGACTTTGTGGAGCAACTCCAGCTGCGTAGCCAGCGGCTAATACGGAATACCTCAGGACTGCACTTTGTGAATGCTCGGGTTGCACGAGTTTTGGGCATACCCGAGGGTCAGTATGCACTGGATATGTCTGCCATGGAATCGCCGCAGGCTCCCATGCCGGAGCCAGAGGGTGGAGCTCTGGTTGCCGGTGGCGTCGGTGGCG harbors:
- the LOC108005309 gene encoding rab-like protein 3, which codes for MAMNNRVRIVVVGDSGVGKTCLTHLIAHHESLIRPGWTVGCNIQVRIHEFKEGTARQCPYFVELFDVGGSLSHKNTRSVFYSGIHGIILVHDLTNGKSQEQLLDWLYEIVNKEGKDTYKARGSSLPPSPPTPLTSFSSNSSGADGHIRFDMEEFMGATQTPILVMGTKLDLIDEKRHPKSSVKKAGGIADKCGAEEIWLNCRDIRSLAAGTTDAVKLSRFFDCVIEKRESLGGSGSGSHVFGMTGFSSSPGTPPDRRRFGPTSGKLEPSAVPLLETNDLK
- the LOC108005310 gene encoding uncharacterized protein, producing the protein MKHLLEDPLVLADLQPLPEKTGIVEDRQEAARNPAANFAPLEGLPDSGEDSQREDTLCKLACSLHKLSKDDHIVIDRKRNQVIRTDAVTQQMTIYRCPDPAAMGIRPPTAKNAHYPPAKVGRPLKRASPMIATTPAPKKQPPAEEKPAAAEPHRTRSGRQVRSSMAQPAPVISGPPVEPSSAQMFEMLVADLRDKDYRAPMPEPKTNGSSQEPVPTPTPRAVPKNAICPGCGKIFLGRRLQRHFVKFPEHMPRLGEQPPTAAAGAPSTSTPSLFGLLTAQLQRHSHLSEEQRSDLFLNELNDFVEQLQLRSQRLIRNTSGLHFVNARVARVLGIPEGQYALDMSAMESPQAPMPEPEGGALVAGGVGGGARNLVVYAELSMSLDDPLTDEAAQRLNLSAGGQLHPPSEESLLRNVSDLMQPPVAAAPPTVNHGYDHASDNAVEALTMKETPNAEAILDLNVDFFQFNPN
- the LOC108005311 gene encoding NECAP-like protein CG9132; the encoded protein is MEYESVLIVKPEVFIYKIPPRASNRGYRAADWNLKEPTWTGRMRLVAKGTAVILKLEDKTSGALFANCPIDTYPGVAIEAVSDSSRYFVIRVQDDNGRSAFLGLGFGDRSDSFDLNVALQDHFKWVKNQEQIEKEKTEPKQELDLGFKEGETIKINMRITKKDGSEGSSRTGKNKGSSGVLPPPPGGLGKIAPPPAAAAVTTVRQSPGVSPAHRPAAGGSEWTDYASAGGNQGQQNSANANWVQF
- the Rai1 gene encoding decapping and exoribonuclease protein Rai1, translated to MAANTGVINVPWQRLGDRFDRQFPSISRPECIGVCSIDARRDYVDDASGASYLVAPPWPPLPFDLNAGIADVIRKSTDSATKDLEFALIYIQHHKKQLLRPQKSDPGSLGLDIDFVTLRGILRQIMCMSYERYREFRIKATLLNGSVYMAKEATPEQRLENENMTEAQKDMCSWGFKFEQYVTSAQAQGKPVTNVPVNEAEEFLGMFRGNLAGIRLLYGAEMDCVDSQVQVDFKDPKVLDSLTFVELKTTAHNMNSNQKRSFDNYKSANWWSQSFLVGIKTIYAGLRDNRGMAQEIVKIDVRTLARNKPWNPSAMAWFLEQFLRKLKELLVAIDDPFAVVQVTFRNRRANYEVLGGPEHQIIPDWYREMLKAG